The stretch of DNA CGTCACGGCGTTCGAGGGTGCCGCTCCACCGCGTCTCGTGTTCGCGGTATGCGCCGTCCTCGGTGCTCCGCCACGCCATCACCACGCTGTCGCTGAACCACGCACACGAGTCGCGTTCGGTCACTCGGAGCTGCTGGCTCTCGACGGTCCAGTCGTCGGTCCTATCGGTCTGTTCGTGGAGGCCCGCCTCGATCGCCTCGTAGCCCGCGAGTCGCTCGGTGATGCCGAACTTGACGATCGATTCCGACTCGGCGAAGAAG from Halococcus salifodinae DSM 8989 encodes:
- a CDS encoding nuclear transport factor 2 family protein, encoding MTAEATIEAYYDALRAGNPLSPFFAESESIVKFGITERLAGYEAIEAGLHEQTDRTDDWTVESQQLRVTERDSCAWFSDSVVMAWRSTEDGAYREHETRWSGTLERRDDEWAFVGMHVSTADADTTDDSTATDGTGER